One window from the genome of Sesamum indicum cultivar Zhongzhi No. 13 linkage group LG15, S_indicum_v1.0, whole genome shotgun sequence encodes:
- the LOC105177984 gene encoding LOW QUALITY PROTEIN: uncharacterized protein LOC105177984 (The sequence of the model RefSeq protein was modified relative to this genomic sequence to represent the inferred CDS: inserted 1 base in 1 codon), producing the protein MLNALKSARAQQPSLFPYTLQNHIVRRPSGTVRFVQATTAGPKQPDSSDSMDQKQDPKSKTGDTMTSFGEGYATRSDEEGFGGIYGXRGVVKDKNGHEEFDHKQGSEVKETEKARNQSKAAS; encoded by the exons ATGCTCAACGCACTTAAATCAGCTAGAGCACAGCAACCATCTCTCTTCCCCTACACTCTGCAAAACCATATCGTCCGAAGACCATCCGGTACTGTTCGATTCGTACAAGCTACGACAGCCGGGCCGAAGCAACCCGATTCATCTGACTCAATGGACCAGAAACAAGACCCCAAATCCAAAACCGG GGATACGATGACGTCGTTCGGAGAAGGGTACGCGACGAGGTCGGATGAGGAAGGATTCGGAGGGATCTACG GCCGTGGTGTGGTGAAAGACAAAAATGGACATGAAGAATTTGACCATAAGCAAGGGAGTGAAGTGAAGGAGACGGAGAAGGCTAGGAACCAGAGCAAGGCAGCATCCTGA